One part of the Oceanihabitans sp. IOP_32 genome encodes these proteins:
- a CDS encoding phosphatase PAP2 family protein, producing the protein MILKNKSTKQISALNTYKGFVAVLVLVGLGVFIALTTMLTSSTVVAYDAYISNYFVSIRSSGLTNYFVFITHVGDVYGYLTLILAGGLFSIIVLKQKKRLLQIILTLALSALLNVLLKHIINRARPAADHLVSVQTLSYPSGHAMNALVFYGFIMYLVSKLKINRFVKIGVILVLACLILSIGLSRIYLGVHFPSDILGGFIIGATWLVLCISVFNLIEIYKGELKL; encoded by the coding sequence GTGATTTTAAAAAATAAATCGACAAAACAAATATCTGCGCTTAATACTTATAAAGGTTTTGTAGCAGTCTTAGTTCTTGTTGGCTTAGGTGTGTTTATTGCACTAACCACCATGTTAACTTCAAGTACTGTTGTGGCTTACGATGCTTATATCTCAAATTACTTTGTGTCTATACGGTCTTCTGGCTTAACCAACTATTTTGTTTTTATAACACATGTGGGAGATGTTTATGGTTATCTAACCCTTATACTTGCTGGCGGCTTATTTTCAATAATTGTGCTAAAACAAAAGAAACGTTTGTTACAAATTATCTTAACTTTGGCTTTATCTGCGCTTTTAAATGTACTGCTAAAACATATTATAAACAGGGCAAGACCCGCTGCCGATCATTTAGTTTCGGTACAAACCTTGAGTTACCCCAGTGGACATGCCATGAATGCTCTGGTGTTTTATGGTTTTATAATGTATTTAGTGAGTAAACTAAAAATCAATAGGTTTGTAAAAATAGGAGTAATATTGGTTTTAGCATGTCTTATTTTAAGTATTGGCTTAAGCCGAATTTATTTGGGTGTTCATTTTCCTTCAGATATTTTAGGTGGTTTTATTATAGGAGCTACCTGGCTTGTGCTTTGTATTTCTGTGTTTAATTTGATAGAGATTTATAAAGGCGAACTAAAATTATAA
- a CDS encoding YiiX family permuted papain-like enzyme — MKKIILSLFAISILGFSGYYVKNNLASKNKIDNGTQDAKTLEAIQDLREGDIIFQTSKSNQSKTIQLATKSKYSHMGIIYKNNGTYFVFEAIQPVKLTPLLEWIDRGENGRFVVKRLKNANDILTPEVLNKMKSYGETFKGKDYDLYFKWSDDKIYCSELVWKIYKEITGIEIGKLEKLSDFDLSSQIVKQKMVERYGKKIPMDENVISPAAMFNSSVLETVINH, encoded by the coding sequence ATGAAAAAAATAATTCTAAGCCTTTTTGCCATATCAATACTAGGTTTTTCAGGTTATTACGTTAAAAATAACCTTGCGTCAAAAAATAAAATTGATAACGGTACTCAAGACGCCAAAACTCTTGAGGCGATACAAGATTTAAGAGAGGGCGATATCATTTTTCAAACTTCAAAATCGAACCAAAGCAAGACCATACAATTGGCTACAAAATCTAAATACAGTCACATGGGTATTATCTACAAGAATAACGGGACTTATTTCGTTTTCGAAGCCATTCAGCCTGTAAAATTAACCCCGCTTTTAGAGTGGATAGATCGTGGTGAGAACGGTCGTTTTGTTGTCAAGCGACTTAAAAACGCTAATGATATTTTAACACCTGAGGTTTTAAATAAGATGAAATCGTACGGCGAAACCTTTAAAGGGAAAGACTATGATTTATATTTTAAATGGAGCGATGATAAGATATACTGCTCTGAATTGGTTTGGAAAATATACAAAGAAATTACAGGTATTGAAATCGGGAAACTAGAAAAACTATCGGACTTTGATCTGTCAAGCCAAATAGTAAAACAGAAAATGGTAGAGCGCTACGGTAAAAAGATTCCTATGGATGAGAACGTAATTTCTCCAGCGGCCATGTTTAATTCTAGTGTACTTGAAACTGTGATAAATCACTAA
- the aroC gene encoding chorismate synthase: MAGNSFGKLFRLTTYGESHGPALGGVIDGCPSGIVLDLQFIQAELNRRKPGQSAIVTQRKEPDTVKFHSGIFEGKTTGTSIGFVIENTNQKSQDYTHIKDSYRPSHADYTYDQKYGFRDYRGGGRSSARETACRVVAGAIAKQMLQHIEITAYVSAVGSMALDKPYTDLDLTKVESNIVRCPDQAMASKMESYIKDVRSKGDTVGGVVSCVLKNVPAGLGEPVFDKLHAELGKAMLSINAVKGFEYGSGFHGSTMYGSEHNDAFNTDGTTKTNFSGGIQGGISNGMDIYFNVAFKPVATLIQKYETINSKGEVVQAQGKGRHDPCVVPRAVPIVEAMAALVLADFYLMNKLYR; encoded by the coding sequence ATGGCAGGTAATTCTTTTGGAAAACTATTCAGGCTTACAACTTACGGTGAATCTCATGGCCCCGCTTTAGGTGGCGTAATAGACGGTTGTCCGTCTGGAATTGTGTTAGATTTACAATTCATTCAAGCTGAGTTAAATAGACGGAAGCCTGGACAATCTGCTATTGTAACACAACGTAAAGAACCCGATACTGTCAAGTTTCATTCCGGAATTTTTGAAGGTAAAACTACAGGAACATCCATAGGTTTTGTTATAGAAAACACCAATCAAAAATCTCAAGATTATACCCATATTAAAGATAGTTATCGTCCTAGTCATGCCGATTATACTTACGACCAAAAATATGGTTTTAGAGATTACAGAGGTGGCGGTCGAAGCTCTGCACGAGAAACAGCATGTCGCGTAGTTGCTGGTGCCATTGCAAAACAAATGTTACAACATATAGAAATTACGGCCTATGTTTCTGCTGTAGGAAGCATGGCACTCGACAAACCGTATACAGATTTAGATTTAACTAAAGTGGAGTCGAATATTGTGCGATGCCCAGACCAAGCCATGGCTTCAAAAATGGAATCGTATATCAAAGACGTGCGAAGTAAAGGAGACACCGTTGGTGGTGTGGTAAGTTGTGTTTTAAAAAATGTTCCCGCTGGTTTAGGTGAACCAGTATTTGATAAATTACATGCCGAATTGGGAAAAGCGATGCTTTCCATAAATGCTGTAAAAGGTTTTGAATACGGCAGTGGCTTTCATGGCAGTACCATGTACGGCAGTGAGCACAACGATGCTTTTAATACCGATGGTACGACCAAAACTAATTTCTCTGGTGGCATTCAAGGTGGTATTAGCAACGGTATGGATATTTACTTTAATGTGGCCTTTAAACCGGTAGCAACCCTTATTCAAAAGTACGAAACCATTAACAGTAAGGGTGAAGTTGTGCAAGCCCAGGGTAAAGGTCGTCACGATCCTTGTGTGGTTCCTAGAGCTGTACCAATTGTAGAAGCTATGGCGGCGTTGGTTCTGGCCGATTTTTATTTAATGAATAAACTTTACCGCTAA
- a CDS encoding FAD-binding and (Fe-S)-binding domain-containing protein, protein MSLKPHLETLRTNLSGELFHDDLVKSIYATDASVYRMLPLAVAYPKNNQDIKTLIKFAKTYNTSLIPRTAGTSLAGQVVGKGIVVDVSKYFTKILDINEKAQTVTVQPGVVRDQLNNYLKPFGLFFGPNTSTSNRCMIGGMVGNNSSGTTSIQYGVTRDKVLEMHTILSDGSEAIFRGLTTEEFQRKTRQNTLEGHIYKTIYNELRSETVQNSIKTQFPKPEIHRRCTGYAIDELLNTKVFSNLPENFNMCKLLTGSEGTLAFTTQITLQLDKLPPQESIMIAAHFDSIENCLNAVELVMKHNLYTCEMMDKTILDCTKHNKTQQENRQFIQGDPKAILMCEVKANSINAVEKLAEALEKDIMASGLSYAYPKLYGTAIDKANQLRSAGLGLLGNIIGDKKSAACIEDTAVALPDLANYISEFTQLMAHYKQEAIYYAHAGAGELHLRPILNLKKQKDVLLFRKITTDVAHLVKKYKGSMSGEHGDGIVRSEFIPLMIGVENYEILKRIKTAFDGDSIFNPGKIVDAYPMDESLRYAPDRKEPEIKTFLDFSKTQGILREAEKCNGSGDCRKLPEFGGTMCPSYRATRNEKDTTRARANALREFLTHPEKENKFNHKELKAVFDLCLSCKACASECPSSVDVASLKAEFLYQYQKENGISLRSKLFAYNNALNRFGSQMPQLTNFVFSNRFTSAILKNIFGIAKERRLPLISNKSLAKQFKQVKNLTTKENKIKTVYFFNDEFTNHLDAAIGLDAIELLTALNYEVKIINHAESGRSFLSKGLLEQAKNFANTNIKIFKDKISEDTPLIGLEPSAILTFKDEYLKLADDKISAKAIAKYTFLIEEFLQKEIDLGNINANQFTWEEKTIKFHGHCHQKSMSNQMSSFTVLNLPKNYKVTIIPSGCCGMAGSFGYEKEHYEVSMQVGEQTLFPAIRKTPENTVISANGTSCRHQIEDGTKREAKHPVTILKEALLNF, encoded by the coding sequence ATGAGCTTAAAGCCACATCTTGAGACTCTACGTACAAATCTTTCTGGGGAGTTGTTTCATGACGATTTAGTGAAATCTATTTATGCCACCGATGCCTCTGTATATAGAATGTTGCCTTTAGCGGTAGCATATCCTAAAAATAATCAAGATATTAAAACGCTCATTAAGTTCGCAAAAACTTATAATACCTCTTTAATACCAAGAACTGCTGGCACCTCTTTAGCGGGTCAAGTTGTTGGTAAAGGCATCGTGGTCGATGTCTCAAAATATTTCACAAAAATTTTAGATATTAATGAGAAAGCGCAAACTGTTACCGTTCAGCCAGGTGTCGTGCGCGACCAACTCAATAATTACTTAAAACCCTTTGGTTTGTTTTTTGGGCCGAATACCTCGACCTCTAATAGATGTATGATAGGTGGTATGGTAGGTAATAACTCTTCGGGTACAACCTCCATACAATACGGTGTGACACGCGATAAGGTTTTAGAAATGCACACCATTTTAAGCGATGGGAGTGAAGCTATTTTTAGAGGTTTAACCACAGAAGAATTTCAAAGAAAAACGCGCCAAAATACCTTAGAGGGGCACATTTATAAAACTATTTATAATGAACTTAGATCTGAGACTGTTCAAAATAGTATAAAAACACAGTTTCCAAAGCCCGAAATTCACAGAAGATGTACAGGTTATGCCATAGACGAGTTGTTGAATACCAAGGTATTCTCAAACCTGCCCGAAAACTTTAACATGTGTAAATTACTTACTGGTAGCGAGGGTACTTTAGCGTTTACAACGCAAATTACTTTACAGCTCGATAAGTTACCGCCACAAGAAAGTATTATGATTGCGGCACATTTTGATAGTATAGAAAACTGTTTAAATGCGGTTGAATTGGTCATGAAACACAATTTGTACACCTGTGAAATGATGGATAAAACCATTTTAGATTGCACCAAACACAATAAAACACAACAAGAAAATAGGCAATTTATACAGGGTGACCCAAAGGCTATTTTAATGTGTGAGGTAAAAGCTAATAGTATAAATGCAGTCGAAAAATTAGCTGAAGCCCTAGAAAAAGACATTATGGCATCGGGTTTAAGCTATGCCTACCCCAAACTTTATGGCACTGCTATAGACAAAGCCAACCAATTGCGAAGTGCTGGTTTAGGCTTGTTGGGAAACATTATTGGCGATAAAAAATCGGCGGCATGTATTGAGGATACCGCTGTGGCGTTGCCAGATTTAGCCAATTACATTTCTGAGTTTACACAACTCATGGCGCATTATAAACAAGAGGCCATTTACTACGCTCATGCAGGAGCAGGTGAATTGCATTTACGCCCCATTTTAAATTTAAAAAAACAGAAAGATGTGCTGTTGTTTAGAAAAATAACTACCGATGTGGCACATTTAGTTAAGAAATATAAGGGCTCTATGAGCGGCGAACATGGCGACGGTATTGTGCGCTCAGAATTTATTCCGTTAATGATTGGGGTTGAAAATTATGAAATTTTAAAACGCATAAAAACCGCTTTCGATGGGGATAGTATTTTTAATCCAGGTAAAATTGTGGATGCTTATCCTATGGATGAGTCGCTGCGTTATGCTCCAGATAGAAAGGAACCAGAGATTAAAACCTTTTTAGATTTCTCAAAAACTCAAGGTATTCTTCGTGAAGCCGAAAAATGTAACGGTTCTGGCGATTGCAGAAAACTTCCAGAATTTGGTGGTACCATGTGTCCAAGTTACAGAGCCACCAGAAACGAAAAAGATACCACGCGGGCACGCGCTAATGCCTTACGTGAGTTTTTAACACATCCTGAAAAAGAAAATAAATTTAATCATAAAGAGCTTAAAGCGGTTTTCGATCTCTGTTTAAGCTGTAAAGCCTGTGCAAGTGAATGCCCCAGCAGTGTTGATGTTGCAAGCTTAAAAGCTGAGTTTTTATATCAATATCAAAAGGAAAATGGCATCTCATTACGCAGCAAGTTATTTGCATACAACAATGCTTTAAATCGCTTTGGAAGCCAAATGCCTCAGCTCACAAATTTTGTGTTTTCAAACCGTTTTACAAGTGCCATATTAAAAAACATTTTTGGAATTGCTAAAGAAAGACGTCTGCCTTTAATTTCAAACAAAAGTTTAGCCAAACAATTTAAGCAGGTTAAAAATTTAACAACAAAAGAAAATAAAATAAAAACGGTTTATTTTTTTAACGATGAATTTACCAATCATTTAGACGCTGCCATTGGCTTAGATGCCATAGAGCTTTTAACAGCCTTAAATTATGAGGTGAAAATAATTAATCATGCCGAATCTGGGCGTTCCTTTTTATCAAAAGGCCTATTAGAGCAAGCTAAAAATTTTGCAAACACTAATATTAAAATTTTTAAAGATAAAATTTCAGAAGACACGCCATTAATTGGTTTAGAACCTTCGGCAATTTTAACGTTTAAAGACGAATATTTAAAATTAGCAGACGATAAAATTTCCGCGAAAGCGATAGCAAAATACACGTTTTTAATTGAAGAGTTTCTTCAAAAAGAAATTGATCTAGGAAATATAAACGCCAATCAGTTCACATGGGAAGAGAAAACCATAAAATTTCACGGGCATTGTCATCAAAAATCAATGAGCAACCAAATGTCTAGTTTTACAGTTTTAAATTTGCCTAAAAACTATAAAGTTACTATTATTCCTAGTGGTTGTTGTGGTATGGCCGGAAGTTTTGGTTACGAAAAAGAACATTACGAAGTGAGTATGCAAGTAGGCGAGCAGACCTTATTTCCAGCCATTAGAAAAACCCCAGAAAATACGGTTATTTCTGCAAATGGTACCAGTTGTAGGCATCAAATTGAAGATGGTACAAAACGGGAGGCCAAACATCCAGTTACTATTTTGAAGGAAGCACTTTTAAATTTTTAA